The Pedococcus aerophilus nucleotide sequence GGTGGTCGGGGTGGTCGACGACCCGGCTCCGGCTAGCGCTGCTGCTTGCCCTTGACGACGTTCGTCGCCGCGAACTTGTCGTGCAGCGCCTGCTTCTTGTCGTCCCAGGCCGGCCACAGGAGGTCCAGCAGGGCGGCGAGTCCGGCGATGTTGCCGAGCACCGGGATGTTCGACAGCAGGCTGAGGGCGGTCTGCACCGACGTGCGCCGCGCTGCCACGCCGACGCTGGGCACCCCGGGACGCTCACGCAGTCGCACGCTGATGCCCAGGACCGCCTTTCCGGGAGTGGCCCCCGTGCGCGACAGGAACAGCACGGAGTACCCGAACTGGATGGCCGCCGAGATCAGGGCGAAGGCGATCAGCGAGCCGTAGTCGAGGCCCGTCGTGTTGATCGTCTCGAATGCCGCGGGGTCGTTGGTCTCGATCGCGCGGCGGAAGTCGTCCAGCACCGGCCCGAGCGCCCGCACGAGAAGCCAGCCGGCGAACACCAGCACCAGCAGGAACTGGATGATCCCGTCGATGAGGTACGCCCCGACACGCTGCCAGAAGGTGGCCAGCGGCTGACCGTCCGGGGTCGTGGGTCCGGTGACGAAACCGCCGTAGCCGGGGGCGTTCCACGGCGCCTGCTGGCCGGGGTGCTGCTGCCCGGGCTGCCCGGGGTACGGCTGACCCTGCTGGCCGTAGTGCTGGGGGTACTGCCCGTGCCCGGGGTACGGCTGCTGCCCCTGCTGGGGCTGGCCCTGCGGGGCGTTCCACTGCCCTGACTGGGGCGTACCGGGGAACTGCGGGTTCGGGGCCTGCCAACCGCCCTGCTGCTGACCCTGCTGCGCCGGGGTCCGGCCCTGCGGGGCGTCACCCGACGGGGCCTGGCCCTGGCCGCCGGTGCTGCCTTGGCTGCCCTGGCTGGAGGCGCTCTGCGTCTGACCGGGGTACTGCGGGGGGTGGCCCTGACCGGGGTACTGCTGCTGCCCGGGCTGGGCCGGCGCCGACGACGCCTGCCGCGTCGACCGGGGCGTGGTGTGCTTCGTCCACACGACGCCGTCGAAGTACCTCAGCTGCTGGTCGTTCTCGGGGTCGTCGAACCAGCCGGCGTGCGTGGGGGTCTGCATGGGGTCAGCCTCTCACGCACCGCTGCGGCCCCTGACGAGGCGGGTGCGACGAGGCGGGCACGACGAAGGGCCGGTATGGCGCGTGGTGACCGCGCGCCATACCGGCCCTGGTGTCCGGGCGGGGTGGCTCAGAGGTTGCCGCGGGCGTCCTGCTCACGCTCGATGGCCTCGAACAGCGCCTTGAAGTTGCCCTTGCCGAAGCCCAGCGAGCCGTGCCGCTCGATGATCTCGAAGAACACGGTGGGGCGGTCGCCGAGGGGCTTGGTGAAGATCTGCAGGAGGTACCCGTCCTCGTCACGGTCGACGAGGATCTTGCGGCTCTGCAGCTCCTCGATCGGCACGCGGACGTTGCCGATGCGGGCGCGCAGCTCCTCGTCCTCGTAGTAGGAGTCCGGGGTGTCGAGGAACTCCACACCCTCCTTGCGGAGCTCGTCGACGGTGCGCAGGATGTCGTTCGTCGCGAGGGCCAGGTGCTGGGCGCCGGGGCCGCCGTAGAACTCGAGGTACTCGTCGATCTGGCTCTTCTTCTTCGCGATCGCCGGCTCGTTGAGCGGGAACTTCACGCGGTGGTTGCCGTTGGCGACGACCTTGGACATCAGCGCGGAGTAGTCGGTGGCGATGTCGTCGCCGATGAACTCGGCCATGTTCACGAAGCCCATCACCTTGTTGTAGAAGGTGACCCACTCCTCCATCTTGCCGAGCTCGACGTTGCCGACGATGTGGTCGAGGGCCTGGAAGAGCCGCTTCGGGGCACCGTCGCGCTTGGCGAAGGTCGACGCCTTCGCGACGTAGCCCGGCAGGTAGGGACCGGTGTAGCGGGACCGGTCGACGAGGCTGTGCACCGTCTCCCCGTAGGTGGCGATGGAGGCGATGCGCACGGTGCCGTGCTCGTCGCTGATGTCCTCGGCCTCACGGACGACACGGGCGCCGGCCGCCTTGGCCTGGGCGACGCACTTGTCGACGTCGGGGACCTCGAGGGCGATGTCGACGACGCCGTCGCCGTGCTTGGCGTGGTGGGCGATGAGCGGGCTGTCGGGGGTGACGGCACCGTTGACGACGAAGCGGATCGAGCCGGACTTCAGCACGAACGACTTGTGGTCGCGCTGGCCGTTCTCGGGTCCTGCGTAGGCCACGAGCTCCATGCCCCACGCGGACATGTAGTAGTGCGCGGTCTGGGTCGCGTTGCCGACGACGAAGACGATGGAGTCCCACCCGGTGACCGGGAACGGGTCCTTCGACTCGTCGTACTCCACGAGCCCGACGAGCTGCTTCAGCTGCTCGATGTCGAGGTTCGCCTCGCGCTCCTGCGGGGTCAGGTCAAGGGTGGTGTCCGTCATGGGTGCAGCGTGGCGGCTGGGCCTCTTGTGTGCAACCGTATGCCGCCGCGTTGCACAGTGTGCGCAGAGTGCCTGCCCGATCGGGGCTGCTGGTGGACAATGTGATCATGATCCTCGACGACCTCGACCGCCGCGTGCTGACCCTGTTCACCGACCACCCGCAGATGGGTGTCCTCGGGGCCTCGCGGGAGCTCGGCGTGGCGCGGGGGACGGTGCAGGCGCGCCTCGACCGGCTGGTCTCGCGCGGCGTGATCCGGTCGTGGGCCCCGCAGCTCGACCCGGCCTCGATGGGCTACCCCGTCTCGGCGTTCTGCACCCTCGAGATCCGCCAGGGGCGCGGTCACTCCCCCGTGGTCGAGCACCTCGAGGGGATCCCCGAGGTGCTCGAGGCGCACACGATCACCGGCTCGGGCGACGTCTTCATCCACATCGTGGCCCGAGACAACGCCGACCTCCAGCGCGTCATCGACGCCGTGGTCGACGACCGCCACGTGGTCAGGGCCAACACGACGATCTCGCTGGCGACCCGTATCCCGCTGCGGACTCTCCCGCTGGTGCAGGCGGGCGGCTGACCGGCGATCCGACCCGGACGGTGGCCCAGCCCGGTCGGTGGCTCAGGAGGCGTTGCCGAGGGCGAACGACACGAAGATCGAGGCGACGATGACCAGGCCACCCAGGGACATGACGGCCGAGCCGGACTCCCCCTGCGTGGCGACCCGTCGGCGGCTGCCGACGAGGACCAGCGCGATGCCGAGCGCGTTCATGGGCAGCGCCGCGTACCAGCCGGGCTCGGGAACTGCGATCGCGCCCCAGGTGAACAGGGCGGCGATGAGCACGCCGAGGATGATGAGCATGACCCGGGTGATCTTGATCCGGGTCTCGATGTAGGCGTTGGCCACGGGGGTACCTCTCGGGGGAACGGGGTGGAGTCGTGCAGCAGGCAGGCTAGGCGGTCACCAGACGCCGCCGGGCCTGGGCGGGCCGCCGCGACGGTCGCGACCGTCACCGCCGGCCG carries:
- a CDS encoding RDD family protein yields the protein MQTPTHAGWFDDPENDQQLRYFDGVVWTKHTTPRSTRQASSAPAQPGQQQYPGQGHPPQYPGQTQSASSQGSQGSTGGQGQAPSGDAPQGRTPAQQGQQQGGWQAPNPQFPGTPQSGQWNAPQGQPQQGQQPYPGHGQYPQHYGQQGQPYPGQPGQQHPGQQAPWNAPGYGGFVTGPTTPDGQPLATFWQRVGAYLIDGIIQFLLVLVFAGWLLVRALGPVLDDFRRAIETNDPAAFETINTTGLDYGSLIAFALISAAIQFGYSVLFLSRTGATPGKAVLGISVRLRERPGVPSVGVAARRTSVQTALSLLSNIPVLGNIAGLAALLDLLWPAWDDKKQALHDKFAATNVVKGKQQR
- the hppD gene encoding 4-hydroxyphenylpyruvate dioxygenase translates to MTDTTLDLTPQEREANLDIEQLKQLVGLVEYDESKDPFPVTGWDSIVFVVGNATQTAHYYMSAWGMELVAYAGPENGQRDHKSFVLKSGSIRFVVNGAVTPDSPLIAHHAKHGDGVVDIALEVPDVDKCVAQAKAAGARVVREAEDISDEHGTVRIASIATYGETVHSLVDRSRYTGPYLPGYVAKASTFAKRDGAPKRLFQALDHIVGNVELGKMEEWVTFYNKVMGFVNMAEFIGDDIATDYSALMSKVVANGNHRVKFPLNEPAIAKKKSQIDEYLEFYGGPGAQHLALATNDILRTVDELRKEGVEFLDTPDSYYEDEELRARIGNVRVPIEELQSRKILVDRDEDGYLLQIFTKPLGDRPTVFFEIIERHGSLGFGKGNFKALFEAIEREQDARGNL
- a CDS encoding Lrp/AsnC family transcriptional regulator, with protein sequence MILDDLDRRVLTLFTDHPQMGVLGASRELGVARGTVQARLDRLVSRGVIRSWAPQLDPASMGYPVSAFCTLEIRQGRGHSPVVEHLEGIPEVLEAHTITGSGDVFIHIVARDNADLQRVIDAVVDDRHVVRANTTISLATRIPLRTLPLVQAGG